DNA from Streptomyces luteogriseus:
CGCCGTCACCGTACGGTGGTCGGCCACCGCCCGGAGGATGTGGAGCCGCCGCGCTTCGATCATGCGATCGATTGTCTCAAATACGCCCCGTGCCGGCGGTCAGCCCTCCAGCTCGGCCCGCGCCGCCACGAAGGCGTCGACCGCCCGGTTGACGTCGTCCGTGGAGTGCGCGGCCGACAGCTGGACGCGGATCCGGGCCTGGCCCTGCGGCACCACCGGGTACGAGAAGCCGATGACGTAGACGCCGCGCTCCAGCAGCAGCTCGGCCATGCGTCCGGCGACCGCCGCGTCGCCGATCATCACCGGGGCGATGGCGTGGTCGCCGGGGAGGACGTCGAAGCCCTCCTCGGTCATCCGGCCGCGGAACAGGGCCGTGTTCTCCGCCAGCCGGATCCGCAGGTCGTCCGCGGCCTCCAGCAGGTCGAGGACCTTCAGGGAGGCCGCCGCGATGACCGGGGCGAGGGTGTTGGAGAACAGGTACGGCCGGGAACGCTGGCGCAGCAGGGCGACGATCTCGGCGCGGGCGGCGACGTAACCGCCGGAGGCGCCGCCGAGGGCCTTGCCGAGGGTGCCGGTGATGATGTCGACGCGGTCCATGACGCCGTGCAGCTCGGGCGTGCCGCGGCCGCCGGGGCCGACGAAGCCGACCGCGTGCGAGTCGTCGACCATGACCATCGCGTCGTAGCGGTCGGCGAGGTCGCAGATCTCGCGCAGCGGGGCGACGTAGCCGTCCATGGAGAAGACGCCGTCGGTGACGATCAGACGGCGGCGCGCGTCGGAGGCCTCCTTGAGCCGGGCCTCCAGCTCGGCCAGGTCGCGGTTGGCGTAGCGCAGCCGACGGGCCTTGGACAAGCGGATGCCGTCGATGATCGACGCGTGGTTGAGGGCGTCGGAGATGACCGCGTCCTCCGGACCGAGCAGCGTCTCGAACACGCCGCCGTTGGCGTCGAAGCAGGAGGAGTAGAGGATCGTGTCCTCCTGGCCCAGGAAGGCGGACAGCCGCGCCTCCAGCTCCTTGTGCACCTCCTGGGTGCCGCAGATGAACCGGACGGAGGCCATGCCGTAGCCCCAGCGGTCCAGGGCCTCGTGGGCGGCGGCGACGACCTCGGGGTGGTCGGCGAGGCCGAGGTAGTTGTTGGCACAGAAGTTGAGGACCTCGCCGGGGCGGCCGCCCGCTGTGACGTTCACGGTGGCGGACTGCGGGCTGCCGATCACGCGCTCGGGCTTGTGCAGGCCGGCGGCGCGGATCTCGTCGAGGGTGGCGCGCAGGTCGTCGCGCACGGAGTCGAACATGGGGGAAGCTCCTAAGGTGCTCGCGGAGAGGGGGAGTTACACGGTCCAGTCGAGGATGACCTTGCCGCCGCGGCCGCTCGCCGCGTCCTCGAACGCCGCCTCGAAGTCGCGGTGGCCGTAGCGGCCGGTGATGACGGGTGCGAGGTCCAGGCCGGCCTCCAGCAGGACCGACATGGCGTACCAGGTCTCGAACATCTCGCGGCCGTAGATGCCCTTGATGGTGATCATCGAGGTGACGACGCGGGCCCAGTCGACGGGGAACTCCTGTGCGGGCAGGCCGAGCATCGCGATCCGGCCACCGTGCGTCATGTTGGCGATCATGTCGCGCATGGCCTCGGGGCGGCCGGACATCTCCAGGCCGATGTCGAAGCCCTCGCGCAGTCCGAGGGTGCGCTGCCCGTCGGCGATGGTGGAGCCGGAGACGTCGAGCGCGAGGCTGACACCGATCTTGCGGGCCAGCTCCAGCCGCTCCGGGCTGACGTCGGTGATCACGACGTTGCGGGCGCCGGCGTGCTTGGCCACGGCGGCGGCCATCAGGCCGATCGGGCCCGCGCCGGTGATCAGGACGTCCTCGCCGACGAGCGGGAACGACAGGGCGGTGTGCACGGCGTTGCCGAACGGGTCGAAGATCGCGGCCACGTCGAGGTCGACGGGCACCCGGTGCACCCAGACGTTGGCGGCGGGCAGGGCGACGTACTCGGCGAACGCCCCGTCCCGGCCCACCCCGAGCCCCACGGTCGCCCGGCACAGGTGCCGGCGCCCGGCCAGGCAGTTGCGGCACTTGCCGCACACCAGATGGCCCTCGCCGCTGACCCGGTCGCCGATACCGATGTCGGTGACGTCCCGCCCGGTCTCGACGACCTCGCCGACGAACTCGTGCCCGAGCACGAGCGGGGTGCTGATCGCCTGCTGGGCCCAGCCGTCCCAGGCCCGGATGTGCAGGTCGGTACCGCAGATTCCGGTGCGCAGCACCTTGATGAGGACGTCGCCGGGCCCGACGGCGGGCTCGGGGACGTCCGCGAGCCACAGCCCGGGTTCCGCCTTCTGCTTGACCAGCGCCTTCACCGCTACGGCTCCTGAGGGTGAGTCCCGGCTCCGGGCATGCCGAAGGAACCCCTGGACCGGGAGAGGAGTGGGATCGCACTGCAATCTGCCGTACGGCGGGCGCGCCGGTCCATCGAGGTTTTCTTAAGCGCCGCCTCAGCTTTCCTTCACACCCCGGGGGCCCCGCGGGAAACGGGCTTCAGTAGGGCGGCAGGCCGTCCCGGCTCTCCAGTTCCACGACGAGCCGCGCGGCGTGTTCCTTGATCGCCGTCAGGCCCGGCTTCCCCCACGGCCTCGGCTCGACGTCCGCGACGCTGATGGTGCCCAGCACCAGGCCCGTGCCGTCGATGAGCGGCGCCCCCAGATAGGAGCGGATGCCGAACTCGTCGACCACCGGATTGCCCGCGAACCGCGGATAGTCGCCGACGTCCTCCAGGGCGAGGGCCTTGCGGCGCGCCACCACATGGGGGCAGAAGCCGTGGTCGCGGGGCAGGGCACGGCTGAGGCGCGGGCTGGTGCCGTCGCTGCGCACCACCGGCGCGACGGCCGGCACGTGCAGACCCGCGAAGAACTGTCCCTGCTCGTCGGGGAGGTTGACCATGGCGTACGGCGCACCGGTGAGCCCGGCGAGGCGGTACGCGAAGGAGTCGAGTGCGGGTTCGGGGCGCTCCCCCAGCCCCAGTCTGCGTAGTCGGCGGGTGCGGGCGGGGGCCTCCTTGTCCTCGGGTGTGAGCAGCAGACGACCGGCCGGGCGCGGCGGGTCGTAGGTCATGGGCATGCTCCTGGGTCGTGGACTTGCGTCATATATGGCCTCCGTGGTGGGTGTGAGGGGGTCACATGTGGGCGCCATACCCCGTCGCGGGGGCCGGTGTATGGGCGATGAGGTGGCGCACCAGGGTCAACAGGGTCTGGACCCCGGAGCTGGAGATCCGCGCGTCGCAGCACACGACGGGCACGTCCTCGGACAGGTCCAGGGCGCCGCGCACCTCCTCGGGGTCGTAGCGGTGGGCGCCGTCGAACTCGTTCACGGCGATGATGAAGCCGAGGCCGCGCTGTTCGAAGAAATCCACGGCGGCGAAGCACTCCTGCAGCCGGCGGGTGTCGGCGAGGATGACCGCGCCGAGCGCGCCCTCGCACAACTCGTCCCACATGAACCAGAACCGCTCCTGTCCTGGTGTGCCGAACAGGTACAGCACGTGCCGCGGGTCGAGGGTGATGCGGCCGAAGTCCATGGCCACGGTCGTCTCGACCTTGTTCTCGATGCCGTCGAGGTTGTCGGTTGCGGCGCTGACGGTGGTGAGCAGTTCCTCCGTGCTGAGCGGCGCGATCTCGCTGACCGCGCCGACGAAGGTCGTCTTGCCCACGCCGAACCCGCCCGCCACCAGGATCTTCAGCGCGGTGGGGAACGGGTCGGCGCCGTGGCGGTGGCCCGGTCCGTCGGTGTAGTCAGAGCTGTCGTCGTAGTCCATCGAGCACTGCCTCCAGAAGGGCCCGGTCCGTCGGGTTGTGGTGGAACGCGGGGGGCTTGGTGGTCAACGCCCCGCAGTCGACGAGGTCCGCCAGCAGCACCTTGGTGACGGCCACCGGCAGTGTGAGATGGGCGGCGACCTCGGCGACGGCGACGGGCACCCGGCACCGTTCGAGCGCCTGCGTGTGTTCGGGGCCGAGATAGCCGAGGGGGGTCGCCCCGGTGGCCATCACCTGTGACACGAGGTCGAGCGCGACGGTCGGACGGGTGCGGCCGTTGCTGACCGTGAACGGCCGCACCAGCCGCCCGGCCGCGTCGTCGAGCCAGGGCCCGTCACCGGCCGCCGTCACGCTCAAGGCCTCATCGCCGGGGATTCGACGGACTGCCGGGGAGCGGTCACCAGGTAAGGGCGGACGCTCTTGACCAGCATCGCCATCTCGTAGCCCAGCACGGCCGCGTCGGCCTCGCGGCCGGCCAGCACGGCCAGGCAGGTGCCGGAGCCGGCGGTGGTGACGAACAGCAGGGTGGAGGCGAGTTCGACGACGACCTGCCGCACGTCGCCGCCGTCGCCGAAGCGGACACCGGCGCTGCGGCCGAGTGAGTACAGGCCGGAGGCCAGCGCTGCCATGTGGTCGGCGCTGTCCGGGTCGAGTCCGTGCACGGACTTCACGAGCCCGTCGCAGGACAGGAGCACCGCGGCGGTCGTGTGCGGTACGCGCTGCACGAGGCCGCTCATCAGCCAGTCGAGATCGGATACATGGGCGGTCGGCGCATCGCTCGCCATGGTGGATCGACTCCTTGGGGTACGAAGGTCTGCGGGAGCGCTGGAGGTGGGGGTGGGAAGGGGGGTGGGAAGGGGGGTGGTCATCCGGCGGGGGCGCTCCCGTCCTGCCGGGTGGTGGTCGTGCGGTAGTCGGAACGGGACCCGGGCGCCGGCCTGCTCGAGGGGGACGGCTCCGTGGGGAGCGCCTCGAGGTGGACCGGCCGGACGGGCATCGGGTCCCTGTGGGTGGAACCCGCGGATGCCGGGTCCGTGTGGGCGGAGTCCGCGTAGGAGGAGTCCATGTGGGCGGCCTCCATGTGGGCGGAGTCCGGGTAGGAGGAGTCCACGTGGGCGGACCCCGTGTGCGCGGACGACGTGTCGCCCCAGCCCGTGTCGCCGGCCTCCATGCTCTGCTGGGCCTCCGCGAGGCTGATGCCGCGCTGGAAGGCCGCCATCAGACCGGGGTCGTGGCCCACGAGGTACTCGGGGTCCTGGCGTGGCGCCGGGCCGTCGCGCAGCTGGGGCACGATGTGCTCCTGGGCGCGGCGACGGGGCAGTTGGGGTTTGCCCATGGTGCCGCGGACGGCGCCGTTGCGAGGGGTGGGCGGCTCGGTGCCGTTCTCGGCGAGGATCCGCCGGTCGTCGGGACTGATACCGGGCCGTGCCTCGGCCGGGGTGGGACGCTCCCGGCGGGCCCCGCGCATGGGCAGGGGCGCGGGCCGGCTCTCCGGTGCGCTCCCGCCCGGGGCCGGTTCGGCTTGCTGCTCGTGCCCCCGGGGTACGGCGGGTGCGGCGAGCGGGAGCGACGGCCTCGCTCCGGACGCGGTCAGCGCCCCGGCCGAGGTCACGGCCTCAGCGCCGTCGACGGCACGGGATCGCCCCCTGGACGCGCCACCGTCACCGGCACCAACCTGCCCCGGCCTGCCGTCCTGCCCGTTCTGCCCATGCCGCCCGGCCGTCCGTACCGGCACCCCCGGACGATCCGCACCGGGCGCGCCTGCCTCCGGCTGCCCCGCTCCCCCGGGCGTTCCCGCCCCCGCCTCCGCTCCCAGCAGCGCCTGCGGTACGACGAGCACCGCCTGCACTCCGCCGTAGATGTTGGTCTGGAGGCGGACGGTGATGCCGTGCCGCCGGGCGAGCTGGGAGACGACGAACAGGCCGATACGGCCGTCGGCCAGGAGCCGGGCGACGTTCACCTGGTCGGGGTCGGCGAGCAGCGCGTTCATCCGCGTCTGCTCCTCCAGGGGCATGCCGAGCCCGCGGTCCTCGACCTCGACGGCGAGCCCGGAGGTGACGAGGTTGGCGCGCAGCAGGACCTGGGTGTGCGGGGCGGAGAACACCGTGGCGTTCTCGACGAGTTCGGCCAGGAGGTGGATGACGTCGGCGACGGCGTGGCCACGCAGCTGCCCGTCGATCGGCGGCACGAGCTTGACCCGTGAGTACTGCTCGACCTCGGCGATGGCCGAGCGCAGCACCTCGGTCATGGAGACCGGGTTGCTCCACTGGCGCCGGGACACCGCGCCACCGAGCACGGCGAGGTTCTCGGCGTGGCGGCGGATGCGGGTGGCGAGGTGGTCGACGTGGAAGAGCCCCTTGAGCAGGTCGGGGTCCTCCATCTCGTTCTCCAGCTCGTCGAGGATGGAGATCTCGCGGTGCACCAGGGACTGCAGGCGGCGGGCGAGGTTGACGAACACCTCGAGCTTCTGTTCGCTGCCGGTCTGGCTGGAGAGCTGGGAGGCCTGCACGACGGCGGTGACGGCGCCGTCGTGCGCGCGGGACAGGTCGGCGCCGAGGAGGTCGAAGTCGTCGCCGTCCTCGGGGCTCCCGTGGCGGCTCTGCGGGGCGAGCTGCGGCGGGCCGTCGCCGCGGCGCAGTGTCTCCACGAGGGTGCGCAGGTCGGCCTCGCGCCGAGCGGTGGCACGGCGCAGGACGCCGAGGCGGTCGTGCACGGACCGGGCGGCCCGGTTGGCGGCGATCGCGGCGACGGCGATGCCGACGAGGGCCACGAAGACCGCGCCGCCGAGCACGGCCCAGAGGGTGGGACCCGGCCGCGTGCCGGTGGACCGGACGGTGAAGAGAACGGCGGCGCAGCCGCTGAGGGCGACGGCGACGGGGGGAAGCACCGCGAGACGCAGCAGCTGGGACCGTATGTGGGTCTCGGGCAGCGCGGGCGCGGTGCGGACGGCGGGCCGTCCGTGCCGCCCGCCCTCACGGCGGTCTGCGCGTGTGGCCGGAGCGCGGAGGTGAGACATCGGTGTCCTCGTCCTGGTCCGTCGGGCAGGGGTGCCGGGGGAGCTCGTGGGGGTGCGAACGGGTTCGCGCGGCCGCTTGCGCGCGCCCCGGGCCGTGCGCCCGGCCTCCCCCCGCTTCCGCACGCCTCCGGCACCGCCGGCACCACTGACGCCTCGGGGGCCGGTGTGCCGTCCCGGGCCGGAGGGCCCTACGGTTCCCGCACCGGGCGGGGCCGCACCCGCGTCGGCGGCGGAGGTGCCCGCGCCACCGACGGAGGCGCCCACGCCACCGAGAGCGCCGCCCGCGCGGTCGGCCGCGGTGCCCGCGCGGTCGGCACCGGCACCCGGGTCCTCGACCGCGCCGGCACCGGCGTCGGTGGCGCGTGGGCAGCGGGGATCCCCGCCGCGTCGACTTCCTCGTCCGCCCTGCGCCTGCACGTGCCGGCCCCCGTTCCCTGATCCGCCCTGTTTCCCGACGGCCACTGACAGTAGTCGCCAGCGCATCATGTGCGGTGGGCAGTTGACAAACTCATACGGTGAGCGTCCTGCTCTGGTATGAGGTCTCGCACGACAGACCGAAAACACCTCAGTACATCCGGCCATGAACGAAAAGAGTTCGATCCGACCTGGTCAGAAGCGGTCACACACAGACGGCGAGGGCCGGGGAGCCTCTCGCTCCCCGGCCCTCGCCGTCGGTCTGCCGTACGCCCCGGGTCAGCCCGCCGGGAGCGTCTCGGGGTCCTCGGTGCCCTTGCCGGCCTCGCGAGAACCGTCACTCACCGTGTCGGCCTGGGCCACGGCTGCCGCGTCCGACGCGGCCTTGATACCGGCTCCCGCGAGGACCTCCCCAGCCGCGCGACCGCCCGCCGGGGCGAGCGCCACCCCACGCCACCACGGCTCCGACGGCACCGTCTCGGCCGTGGGCTCGAAGGGCTCGCCCGGCCGGGGCAGGGCGACACCGGCGCCCACCGCCCGGGCGGCCGCGAGGGTCCCCTCGCCCGGGTCCGCCCACGGGTGGGTCGCCAGGTTGAAGGTGGCCCAGTGGATCGGCAGCATCGGACCGTGCTCCGGCCCGCCCTGGAGGTCGAGGTGGGCACGCATGCCCTCCTCGGGAGTCATGTGGATGTCGGGCCAGAAGTCGGAGTAGGCGCCGATCTGGATCATCGTGGCGTCGAACGGCCCGTGCTCGGCGCCGATCTCCTGGAAGCCGTCGAAGTAGCCGGTGTCGCCGCTGTGGTAGATCCGGTGCTCGTCCCCGGCGACGACCCAGGAGGCCCACAGGGTGTGCTGGGTGTTGCGCAGCCCGCGGCCGCAGAAGTGCCGGGCCGGGGTGGCGGTCAGGGTGAGGCCGCCGATCTTGGCGGTCTCGTGCCAGTCCAGCTCGCGCAGCCGGTCGGCGGACACGCCCCAGTGCTCCAGGTGCGCCCCGACGCCGAGGGGCACGGCGAACAGCGTGTCCGTGCCGGCGAGCGCCTTGATGGTGGGCATGTCCAGGTGGTCGTAGTGGTCGTGCGAGATCACCACGACGTCGACCGGGCCGAGCGCGGCGAGCGGGAGGGGCACGGGATGCAGTCGCTTGGGCCCGGCGAAGGAGAAGGGGGAGCAGCGCTCCCCCCACACCGGGTCGAACAGCACGCGCCGGCCGTCGATCTCCGCGAGCACGCTGGAGTGCCCCATCCAGGTCAGCCGCAGCCCGGTGGCCGGGGGCCGGGCGATGTCGGCGAGGGTGGTGGAGTGCACCGGGACGGTGCCCTTCGGGGTGCGGCGGGGCCGGGTGTCCTTGTCGAAGAAGACCTTCGCGAAGTCCAGGGTCGAACCCGAGGGCCGGGTCCGCGCGGGGCCGCCGGGGTTCTGGAAGACCCCGTCCTCGAAGTGGGGCGATCTGCGGATGCGTGCCATGCGCTCGCCGCGCGGATCCGCGCCGAACGCCCCGGGCTGCAGCGCGCGGAGCCCGGAGCTCAGGGTACGGAAACCGGCCACGGTACCTCCAGGTGGAGTCGGTCAGGCTTTCCATTATGGTCGGCCCCTCCGACAGCACCGGATCACAGGGGTCCCACCGGAGAGGATCCGGAGCGATCCGCGGGAGATACTGACCAGCGATTCAGTATCCCGGCGGCGAAGGAGCCCGTATGGCCACCCCCCTGCTGTCCCTGACCTGGACCGATCACCTCACGGGCCGGCAGGGCTTCCTGGTCGTCGACCGGCTGGTGCGCGGAGTCTCCAGCGGCGGTCTGCGGATGCGCGCCGGCTGCACCCTCGACGAGGTCGCGGGTCTCGCCCGCGGGATGACCGTGAAGGAGGCCCTGCACTACGACCCGGCGAACCGCTACGTCCCGCTCGGCGGTGCCAAGGGCGGCATCGACTGCGATCCCCGGGATCCGGAGGCGTACCCGCTGCTGGTGCGCTACCTGCGCGCGATGCGGCCGTACATAGAGAGCTGCTGGACGACGGGCGAGGACCTGGGGCTGACCCAGGACCTGGTCGACCGGGCCGCGGCCGAGGCGGGGCTGGTCTCCTCGATCCAGGCCGTCTATCCGCTGCTGGACGACGAGGCCGAGGCCCGGCGGCGGCTGCGGGACGCGTTCGCGGTCGAGGTCGACGGCATCGGCCTGGACGAACTGGTCGGCGGCTGCGGTGTGGCGGAGGCGGCCCTGGCCGCCCTGGACCGGGCCGGTGTGCCGTACACCGGGACGCGGGTCGCCCTCCAGGGGCTTGGCACCATGGGCGGGGCCACGGCGCGCTTCCTCACGCGCGCGGGCCTCACGGTCGTGGCCGTCGCCGACCTCAGGGGCACGATCACCAACCCGATGGGCCTCGACGTCGAGGCGCTGCTCGCGGCGCGGGACGCCCACGGCACGGTGGACCGCTCCGCGCTGCGCCCCGGCGATCGCGAACTGGCGGGCGACGCCTGGCTGTCGGCCGACGCGGACGTGCTGGTGCCGGCGGCCGTGTCGTACGCGATCGACGCCGGGAACCAGGAGCGGATCACCGCCCGGTGGGTCGTGGAGGCGGCCAACATGCCCGTACGGCCGGAAGCGGAGCCGCTG
Protein-coding regions in this window:
- a CDS encoding glycine C-acetyltransferase; amino-acid sequence: MFDSVRDDLRATLDEIRAAGLHKPERVIGSPQSATVNVTAGGRPGEVLNFCANNYLGLADHPEVVAAAHEALDRWGYGMASVRFICGTQEVHKELEARLSAFLGQEDTILYSSCFDANGGVFETLLGPEDAVISDALNHASIIDGIRLSKARRLRYANRDLAELEARLKEASDARRRLIVTDGVFSMDGYVAPLREICDLADRYDAMVMVDDSHAVGFVGPGGRGTPELHGVMDRVDIITGTLGKALGGASGGYVAARAEIVALLRQRSRPYLFSNTLAPVIAAASLKVLDLLEAADDLRIRLAENTALFRGRMTEEGFDVLPGDHAIAPVMIGDAAVAGRMAELLLERGVYVIGFSYPVVPQGQARIRVQLSAAHSTDDVNRAVDAFVAARAELEG
- the tdh gene encoding L-threonine 3-dehydrogenase, with protein sequence MKALVKQKAEPGLWLADVPEPAVGPGDVLIKVLRTGICGTDLHIRAWDGWAQQAISTPLVLGHEFVGEVVETGRDVTDIGIGDRVSGEGHLVCGKCRNCLAGRRHLCRATVGLGVGRDGAFAEYVALPAANVWVHRVPVDLDVAAIFDPFGNAVHTALSFPLVGEDVLITGAGPIGLMAAAVAKHAGARNVVITDVSPERLELARKIGVSLALDVSGSTIADGQRTLGLREGFDIGLEMSGRPEAMRDMIANMTHGGRIAMLGLPAQEFPVDWARVVTSMITIKGIYGREMFETWYAMSVLLEAGLDLAPVITGRYGHRDFEAAFEDAASGRGGKVILDWTV
- a CDS encoding GAF domain-containing protein, giving the protein MTYDPPRPAGRLLLTPEDKEAPARTRRLRRLGLGERPEPALDSFAYRLAGLTGAPYAMVNLPDEQGQFFAGLHVPAVAPVVRSDGTSPRLSRALPRDHGFCPHVVARRKALALEDVGDYPRFAGNPVVDEFGIRSYLGAPLIDGTGLVLGTISVADVEPRPWGKPGLTAIKEHAARLVVELESRDGLPPY
- a CDS encoding GTP-binding protein, producing the protein MDYDDSSDYTDGPGHRHGADPFPTALKILVAGGFGVGKTTFVGAVSEIAPLSTEELLTTVSAATDNLDGIENKVETTVAMDFGRITLDPRHVLYLFGTPGQERFWFMWDELCEGALGAVILADTRRLQECFAAVDFFEQRGLGFIIAVNEFDGAHRYDPEEVRGALDLSEDVPVVCCDARISSSGVQTLLTLVRHLIAHTPAPATGYGAHM
- a CDS encoding DUF742 domain-containing protein; translated protein: MTAAGDGPWLDDAAGRLVRPFTVSNGRTRPTVALDLVSQVMATGATPLGYLGPEHTQALERCRVPVAVAEVAAHLTLPVAVTKVLLADLVDCGALTTKPPAFHHNPTDRALLEAVLDGLRRQL
- a CDS encoding roadblock/LC7 domain-containing protein, coding for MASDAPTAHVSDLDWLMSGLVQRVPHTTAAVLLSCDGLVKSVHGLDPDSADHMAALASGLYSLGRSAGVRFGDGGDVRQVVVELASTLLFVTTAGSGTCLAVLAGREADAAVLGYEMAMLVKSVRPYLVTAPRQSVESPAMRP
- a CDS encoding sensor histidine kinase, whose protein sequence is MSHLRAPATRADRREGGRHGRPAVRTAPALPETHIRSQLLRLAVLPPVAVALSGCAAVLFTVRSTGTRPGPTLWAVLGGAVFVALVGIAVAAIAANRAARSVHDRLGVLRRATARREADLRTLVETLRRGDGPPQLAPQSRHGSPEDGDDFDLLGADLSRAHDGAVTAVVQASQLSSQTGSEQKLEVFVNLARRLQSLVHREISILDELENEMEDPDLLKGLFHVDHLATRIRRHAENLAVLGGAVSRRQWSNPVSMTEVLRSAIAEVEQYSRVKLVPPIDGQLRGHAVADVIHLLAELVENATVFSAPHTQVLLRANLVTSGLAVEVEDRGLGMPLEEQTRMNALLADPDQVNVARLLADGRIGLFVVSQLARRHGITVRLQTNIYGGVQAVLVVPQALLGAEAGAGTPGGAGQPEAGAPGADRPGVPVRTAGRHGQNGQDGRPGQVGAGDGGASRGRSRAVDGAEAVTSAGALTASGARPSLPLAAPAVPRGHEQQAEPAPGGSAPESRPAPLPMRGARRERPTPAEARPGISPDDRRILAENGTEPPTPRNGAVRGTMGKPQLPRRRAQEHIVPQLRDGPAPRQDPEYLVGHDPGLMAAFQRGISLAEAQQSMEAGDTGWGDTSSAHTGSAHVDSSYPDSAHMEAAHMDSSYADSAHTDPASAGSTHRDPMPVRPVHLEALPTEPSPSSRPAPGSRSDYRTTTTRQDGSAPAG
- a CDS encoding MBL fold metallo-hydrolase; translated protein: MAGFRTLSSGLRALQPGAFGADPRGERMARIRRSPHFEDGVFQNPGGPARTRPSGSTLDFAKVFFDKDTRPRRTPKGTVPVHSTTLADIARPPATGLRLTWMGHSSVLAEIDGRRVLFDPVWGERCSPFSFAGPKRLHPVPLPLAALGPVDVVVISHDHYDHLDMPTIKALAGTDTLFAVPLGVGAHLEHWGVSADRLRELDWHETAKIGGLTLTATPARHFCGRGLRNTQHTLWASWVVAGDEHRIYHSGDTGYFDGFQEIGAEHGPFDATMIQIGAYSDFWPDIHMTPEEGMRAHLDLQGGPEHGPMLPIHWATFNLATHPWADPGEGTLAAARAVGAGVALPRPGEPFEPTAETVPSEPWWRGVALAPAGGRAAGEVLAGAGIKAASDAAAVAQADTVSDGSREAGKGTEDPETLPAG
- a CDS encoding Glu/Leu/Phe/Val dehydrogenase dimerization domain-containing protein → MATPLLSLTWTDHLTGRQGFLVVDRLVRGVSSGGLRMRAGCTLDEVAGLARGMTVKEALHYDPANRYVPLGGAKGGIDCDPRDPEAYPLLVRYLRAMRPYIESCWTTGEDLGLTQDLVDRAAAEAGLVSSIQAVYPLLDDEAEARRRLRDAFAVEVDGIGLDELVGGCGVAEAALAALDRAGVPYTGTRVALQGLGTMGGATARFLTRAGLTVVAVADLRGTITNPMGLDVEALLAARDAHGTVDRSALRPGDRELAGDAWLSADADVLVPAAVSYAIDAGNQERITARWVVEAANMPVRPEAEPLLAARGVTVLPDVVVNSGTNAWWWWTLFGDIGADAEEAFVYTRRSMRALVERMLDRARADGTTPRAAAHAIAADRLPVIAERFGWFR